The genome window AAGAAGTATGGTTTGCTGAAGGCGCTCTCGCTCCGTCGGCAGGCTGAGGCTCCCACCTACTCGCTGAACAGCTGGGTACTCAAGCCTGAGTTGAGTGGCGGGGCAGTCCTTGACCTTCATGTGCATGACGTTGACTTCGCGATCCATCTGCTGGGCAAGCCGCAAGCGGTGACAGCGCAAGGCTATCCCTCGCCGCAAGGCTCGCTGGACCATATCCACGCCTTTTGGCACTATGGTCCGGGCCTTGTCGTGAGTCTTGAGGGCTGCTGGGATCTGCCGGCCGGTTTCGGTTTCAACATGGGATTCACGGCCGTGTTCGAACAGGCGGCTATCACCTGGGATCTGGCCACAGGCAAGCCGCTGACAGTCTTCCGTTCGGGATCTGCACCAGAGACGCCGGCGATGCTTGCCGGCGGAGACGGCTACTTTGGCGAGATTGCGTATTTCATCGAGTGCATTGAACGTGGTCAGACGCCGAAGACGAGCACGCCGCAGGAGAGCCGGGATGCTGTAGCCTTGGCCCTGGCCGAGAAGAAGAGCGCCCTTTCGAACAAGCGGGTGAATGTCTG of Phycisphaerae bacterium contains these proteins:
- a CDS encoding Gfo/Idh/MocA family oxidoreductase, which gives rise to MIRVGLIGAGFVGRNHFNQYEKLPGRASVVALCDREADRRAGDWSKVGGNLADTQGTKRDLGAIKPYTNWQDLLADPDVDLVDICVPTTAHCEISIAALKAGKHVLCEKPMALSVADCDLMLAAGRDAPGKFMIAQCIRFWPEYVFLKSVFDQKKYGLLKALSLRRQAEAPTYSLNSWVLKPELSGGAVLDLHVHDVDFAIHLLGKPQAVTAQGYPSPQGSLDHIHAFWHYGPGLVVSLEGCWDLPAGFGFNMGFTAVFEQAAITWDLATGKPLTVFRSGSAPETPAMLAGGDGYFGEIAYFIECIERGQTPKTSTPQESRDAVALALAEKKSALSNKRVNV